The genomic window atatctagattttttaatttttttttctaagttatttttaatcaaattgagagcatttagtaatttgttatgaaattgtcatcaatattttgtaagagagaatacgaactttctaatggagggtacgaactttctaagggtgggtacgaactttctaagggtgggtacgaactttctaagagagggtacgaactttctaagagagggtacgaactttctaagagagggtacgaactttctaagggtgggtacgaactttctaagggagggtacgaactttctaagttagggtacgaactttctaagggagtgtacgaactttctaagggagggtacaaactttctaagagagtgtacgaaattggtacgaactttctaagaatgggtacgaactttataagggtgggtacgaactttctaagagagggtacgaactttctaaggaaaggtacgaactttctaagaaagGGTActaactttctaagggagggtacgaaatTTCTAATGGAGGGTACGAAATTTCTAATGGAGGGTACGAAATTTCTAAGAGAGTGTACGaaatttctaagagatggtacgaactttctaagggagggtacgaactttctaagggagggtacgaactttctaagacatggtacgaactttctaatggagggtacgaactttctaatggaaggtacgaactttctaagaatgggtacgaactttctaagagagtgtacgaactttctaagagagggtactaGACATTCAACTAAAGTAAttatattgcatttgtattgtacttaTACTTTATAACTGAAGTAATGGTTCTTTTACACAACCTTCAAACTACTAGACATTCAACTCATCAtaccaaaataatacttatacaaaaaggtaacaaattcataacaaaaatatagtgatcttaactctttaacaaattcataataaaagacaAGGTGGTCTCGTACAAAGGGGATTtcagttttcaatgaaaatccaaatattgTTCATAAATACACAAACAAAGTGGTCCCAAACAAGCATAAAACAACTGagaacattttttcttcaaccATGTCAAAAAGtcttaacaacaaaactaaagtgcaaaccttttcaatggaaatcaataataatcatatcaaacaacccactcgaaaaataaattaaaaataaaaacacatcttcaatatgaccaaaataatataaaaaaaattcaaaataataaatttaaataacattttacacaaaaaaaaatgtaatttctttctcaaaaccttcttcaatattttaGATCTAATATTTTACAGctacattgttaaaattattaacttttcattcattcaatccgatttttaaattatttatttatttttttccataaacttacattttttttttggtattaaaaaaaaaaaacttacctttaatggatttcttgctagATTCACACAAAAAACAAGCTTTGTGTAAACAGTTGCAGATAATGACTTGAAGTGCTggacctttttcttttcctttttttcttctacaacaCCGACAAGTTGCAGGtaggttaaagaaaaaaactcttttttctttcctgttacttttcactttgctttgcttttcacttattaaggataattttggtatttaaacaaaataaggcTTTTGGATGAATTATCATAATTTCACCCTACCCTtcacaataattatcaaatttacccaCCCTCATCAGTCATATTTTTCCCcagcctacccttaagggtaattctccctttttcatatcctctctaattttttagtgttttaatttttaaattttttaggataatttacattatttccaattaaaaaaaattttaatgcttaattttttttaacaattctatcaataataactcaaaataatattattaaactatgttattgttatttcaagttaaaaagtaaatctaaaattttaaaaatataaataatttagggtacgaaaaatatgagaacagtatgaaaaatgtgataaatacaTGTTTGGtacttttatcacatttttcatattgatttttagttttaaaatttttgaaattacaaatttatttttgaaaatactatcATTTGTAACTTATAAGAgtattagtaatttattttattgtaatttaactttaaaaatcttaaattcaaaaaatgtaaaatttggagAGTACGGAAAAAAATTAGGACGATCTAATTACCTAAACTTTACATATGATTAccaaaatgttgaatttttattaaaatacttatttcatattaaaatattaccatattcatttttatgttgaatttaaatgtttaataattttttaaaaataaaataatgtaattatgatatatgatgattttttttgttaataaatatgttttcaaattttatatcattttattttttatttttttccaattctatttttatctaatatttattttatttaaacccaATATTGTtgaaaatggaggaagaaagaaTGCCACAACCGGTTCTTCCCTTTACTGGTTAAGTGgagtttttatttcaaattgaaAATGGATGGCCAAGATGTAATCTTGGACATCCAATGGCTTGAAAAGCTTTTTGGGTAGGTACCGAGGAGGTACCCTAGAATTTTCCATTAAATATTTAAGCTTTTGTCACTTGTCAGCTTCCTTCCCTGTTTTCTTGGAATCTTCTCCTTCCTCTGTTTTGCTTGCATTTCATTTTTTCGGCAGTTGCAGTCATCGAGTAACTACAATAGCACTTACACCCACtttctcatttaaaataaaataaaattcaatcttaaaaaatttatatgcaatttagatcaatgagaaataatttatcatatattagTAAAATTGTCATTAAAAAGATTGAATAtaattaagtgttttttttttttttacttaatattaatattaagtattaagttatttgtttttataatattttatttttattgaatattaaaaaataaataaataatcaacacattacttttttcatttagggttaagcaaaaaataaataacttaaagtttgaaagcaaattatttttaacaaaaagttaaaaaaacaaacaccctcttaagtgataagttattttttgtcCTCATTTGTTCTGTTATTTTGGAagtaaatttagaatttatttaatgaattcttactaaataaaacaaatcaaatattataaaaatcaattggtttgataagaaatgaatttaaaatatatccaCAAAGTTCCAAAATCAAAATCGAGATTTAACTACATGATGTCGTGACTCATCCAATTCTCAATCAAATTATAATTCAGAAAATTCTATTATAAAAATCTAAAGATTAAAGAATTAATCTAAATAATCAAACATTCAATTCAATCACAAATTCATAAATTGAAAAATGTATCACATAAAAATTCCTAAGTAATTACTACAACTTAatctagaaaattttcaatgctTTGTTAGTAATcatacataattaaaataaccCTAACCACTAATCAATCATAAATTTCTTAACCAACtatgtaattaattattataaatttgtgTTATTATACAAATCTTGTTATTTTGAagcatttaaaaatatgttaaattacttttttttttcaaatgattagtttttgaatatttttatttgaattacaTAAAATGAGAAGATATATAATCATTAAAATCTTAATGGTTATttttagcatataaaaataaatagatttaacatttaattttcaaatatattaaattactactttttttaaatgattagtTTTCAAAATACCTTCATTTTAGTTgtataaaataagaagaaatataatattaatattatgggGTGTttttagcatataaaaataaacaaatttaacatttaataacattcaaatattaataaaataaaaaatctttaatgcctaacaatatttaaatatgtaaaaagtGTAATTTTCAAAGAACACGAGGACTTTCCGATACTTTCAAAGTTGGATTGGTCATTGAATCATAAATGTTATCCCATCATGTAGAATAAAGTTGGATTAGTCATTGAATCATAAATGTTATCCCATCATGTAGAATAATATCCATtcgatgtcataaatatatgattttatattttattaaaataattataagaaattatatatatatatatatatatatatatatatatatgtaaaattataattattaaacttaATAACATTTcctctttttatatttaatatcacTAGATTAAATCAcgataaaaatgaatataaatatattaaaaatattattaaataaaatatttataagatttaagtgtaaaaatatattgatggaaaaaaatttattatttaattttatttaagcGTCAAAAGTTATATACTAgttattttatacttttaaaaatgtgGTACAACTTATAGATCAATTTCACCTTCCAATACTTGGAATTTACTCGGTTAAGCCAAGGTGAGACATAAGAAGGCAGACATGAGTGAGTAGCTCCCCGCCTCGCCGGAGTTGCTGACGGTGGTGGAATAGTTGACGGTGTTGAATCCATCCACAATGACTAGCAGCATAGCATAACATCTCCACCCACTTATCATCTCCCATTTCTCTCCTGCAGCATCTATTTCCAATGATTCAAACATTTTGGCAAGCCTACATGCCTCAAATAACACCGACTTGCTTTTATCTTCTTTCGCATCTCTGGGCTCAACTTCCGTGTCAACTTCAAGCAGCAATCCGCAAGCTTCATTTCTGTTAGATATGGAGTTGCTTCTTTCCTGAAAAAATCTTTTGGCCTCTGAACAAATGTCTCGGAACCGAAACTCCCCTATCCCTTTTGGCAGCATAAATGGACACATGACTAACAGATACAACATATACTCAGACAAGCATTTGCTTATTTTGCATCTTGACTTGAGATTGGTATCTGGGGATTTGTCGACATCACAAGGATAACAGAGATCTGTAGCGATATGCCAGAGGAGGATGCTGTGATCAAATTCCACATCAATTATACTCCAACGAAGCGTTtcaaaaaaccctttttttctAGTCACATTATCACCTCTGTATTTGAGTAGCTTCCTGCGATCCCCGGCATCATTTGTCATCTCTAGGAGCCAGTAGAAGATGGGTTTCTTCATGTCATCCACCTTCTCCCAAGTCATGTACCAGTACCTCTCCAAGAATTTGTTCATGTCAAAGAACCTGGGAACCGGATTGAACTTGGTTTTGTCTCTGAGGCAAGAATCAATTAAATTGTTTTGTGCCATGCGTCTAGACCATCTCTGGTCACTGGTTACAACTGATTGAAAAGAGGCAATGGCTCGGCAAATGGAATCAGCAACGGAGTTGCTCTTACTGCTCAACCAGACAATGCTCCAGTCAGACAAAATCAGCATAATGATAGAGTAAATCTCCAGAAAAATAGCTCCAAAGAGTAACGCGTAAGTAATGTTGATGTCAATGTTTGAGAACTCATGCCTATCGATGAAGAAGCAGAAGGCCGCTAAGGTAGAAATAGTGGACAAGAAGCTGACAGTGCGGAGAATAATGCCTAATAGAGAATAGGCCACTGTTGCCTTGGTGTAGAGCGCGTCATACAAGAAACTAAGCTCCATCTCTACCACTTTGAAGGCCTCTTCGAAGGATATGGACCTGATGATGCCCTCACTGGTTTTTTGGTCATCCGGGCTGAGGATGAGGTCTGCATAAAGATGGCTCTATTGCTGCTTGAATAAGAAGTAAGCTATATGAAGATATTTTCCACCAGGAATTTCGATCTCTACTTTTGTGATTCTATTAACCTGCCTTTCGTCTTTCCTTGAACTACATCCCTTCAAGAAATCAGCATAATCAGGTCCAGGAAGCAAAGAATCTCTAAAGTGATTCTTGCTTGCAAACCTGAGAACCCAGGTCCTCTCTCCATACTTGATAATTCCAGCCACAAACATTGGAATGGACAGAAATGTGAGTGGAGTCCCTGCCCATGACCTCAGAAACACGTAAAAAGCCACTCCAGCTTGGATAACTAGTCCAAGCGAGTGCCTTAACCACAACTCATTTTCTTCTATAGAGTAAGCTGTGACAGTATCCGGACCACCAAGGTGCAAGAGAAGGAATGGCGCCCAAAATGCCATGAGGGTATAGTTTGGATCCAGAAGTTTACCTTTAGAATCTCCTTGGCTGTTGGCGAGGGTACCAAGGGATAATGTTGCCACCCAGTCTGCGCACATGTACGCCGACCAAATCAGGATTCTGATCCAAGGTGTGGCTGTGGACTTTCGTCGGTTGCTAAAGATGATGAGGACGATTTCTAGGAAGAGGCTTAGTGGAACTAT from Vitis vinifera cultivar Pinot Noir 40024 chromosome 9, ASM3070453v1 includes these protein-coding regions:
- the LOC100263568 gene encoding uncharacterized protein LOC100263568; this encodes MELSFLYDALYTKATVAYSLLGIILRTVSFLSTISTLAAFCFFIDRHEFSNIDINITYALLFGAIFLEIYSIIMLILSDWSIVWLSSKSNSVADSICRAIASFQSVVTSDQRWSRRMAQNNLIDSCLRDKTKFNPVPRFFDMNKFLERYWYMTWEKVDDMKKPIFYWLLEMTNDAGDRRKLLKYRGDNVTRKKGFFETLRWSIIDVEFDHSILLWHIATDLCYPCDVDKSPDTNLKSRCKISKCLSEYMLYLLVMCPFMLPKGIGEFRFRDICSEAKRFFQERSNSISNRNEACGLLLEVDTEVEPRDAKEDKSKSVLFEACRLAKMFESLEIDAAGEKWEMISGWRCYAMLLVIVDGFNTVNYSTTVSNSGEAGSYSLMSAFLCLTLA